From the genome of Maridesulfovibrio ferrireducens:
GGAGCCTTGACGCCATGACTCGCTGTTACAGATGGCAGAATAAAGATTGGCCCATTGAGGTTTGTTTCAGGCGGGATATTTCAAAAGCGCAAAGCATTGTAGCTAATTCCAGAAGAATTGGTCTGATGGAGCTTGTCGAGCTTGATGCACAGCATCTGGCTTCGGCTTATGAGCTTCCGGTCCCCGAAACGGTTCTGGCCCGTACATCGAATCAGGCAGCCAAGGCTGCTAAACGGATCGGATACCCTGTGGTTCTTAAGGTTGCTTCGCCGCAGATATCCAGAAAAGAAGAGCTTGGGCTGGTTGTTACGGATCTCAATACTCCGCAGGAACTGCGAAGGGCCTTTTTAGAGATAACTTCCCGTGCCGCCAGAAGATGTAAAGATGCCTATATTACAGGTTGTCTTGTTCAGGCCATGGGACCGAAAGATTCGCATGAAGTTATAATTTCTTTCAGGCGTGATGCCCAGTTCGGACCGCTTATCCGGTTCTCTCTTGGGGGCATTCATGCTGATATGCTTGGTGATGTTTCATCAAGACTGGCTCCTCTCGCTCTTAACGATGCACAGGAAATGATTCGCGAAATAGCGGCGTATCCTATTTTGCGCGGAGCCAGATCTGGAGCCGCAATAGATTTAGGGGCGTTGGAAGATATATTGCTCATGGTTTCTCAGATGGCATCAGATCTACCGGAGATTCAGGAAGCAGAATTCAGCCCCATTATTGTGGGACCGGATGGGGCGGTTGTCGCCAATATGCGTATGACCATCGGTTAAAATTTAAAATTTAAGGAGTAACTTTCATGCCCGGTTTATATATAGGCTCCACCAGCGGATATTCCGGTAAGAATATGATCGTTATGGGACTTGGTCTGTATTTTCAGAAAGCAGGCGTCAGTCTTGGTTACATGAAACCGGTTGGAGCTATTCCAGTTGAAGTTGACGGGTGTCTCGGCGACGAAGACGCTTTTTTCCTTCAAGAGGTTTTAGGTGTTTCCAACCCGGCTAAAGTAGTTACTCCGGTTGTAGTTACCCATGATTTTAAGGTTCAGGCTTTTAATGGAAGATGTGAAGACCACGTTGAGCCTATTGTTCAGGCTTACGAAAAAATAAGCGCGGACAAAGATCTTACTCTGGTTGCAGGGTCAGGTTCCATGTATTCCGGCAAATATTGCGGGGTAGACGGGGTTCACCTTGTTAAAACTCTGGGAATTAAATGCATTGTTATTGATAGATTTCAGAAAGAGTTGAACTACGACTATCTGGTGGTACTCAAAGAAACCCTCGGTGATAATATGATCGGGGTTATTCTGAATGATATTCCTCCTACTTTCATGGATGAAATAACCTCACTCATTAAACCTTTTCTTGAAAGAAAAGGAGTTAAAGTGCTGGGCGTAATCCCTAAAGATTCGCTCATGGGAACCATAAAAGTTTGTGATCTTGCAGAGCATCTGGGTGGTAAGATTATTTCGGCTCATAGTAAAAAAGATCAGCCTGTGGAAAGCTTTTTGATTGGAACTATGCAGGTCGAAAATTTTATGACTCATTTTCGTAAGCATCGTAATTCCGCTGTGATTGTAGGCGGAGACAGATCAGATGTTCAGCTTGTTGCGCTTGAGGGAGAATGCCCCTGTCTAGTGCTGACCGGAAATCTTTATCCGAATGATATTATTTTAACTCGTTCAGAAGTTTTGGGGACTCCAATCATTGTAGTGAGGGATGACACTTTTTCTGTAGCGAAAAAAATGGAAGACATTCTTTCGCGTCATAAACTGCGTGAACCTGCCAAAATCAAGCACGGAGTTGAGCTTGTTGAGTCGCATATCGACTTTGCATTTATTAAAAATGAACTCGGGCTCAAATACTAGTTATTACTCAGCCCCGCACGGCATGCCGTGCGGGGCTGTTTTTTATGTAAAAAGCGGATTGTTTTTCTTTTCGTGAATGACTGAGGTCATAGGGCCGTGACCTGGATAAATTTGTGTTTCGTCCGGAAGAATGAATATTCTGGTTCTGATGGAATTCAATAAAGTTTCGCTGTCACCGCCGGGAAAGTCTGTTCTACCTACAGCTATCATGAATATTAAATCTCCGACGAATACACAGCTAAGTGCCGGGAAAAAAAATGAAAGACTGCCGACGGTATGACCGGGCGTGGCGAGTACCATCATTGGTTGATCAAATATAAACTGTTTTCCGGGCTTCAGGTCGGTTACTTCGAAGTCTAAAAGATGTGGAAATTCTTTTGATCCTCCGTATGAGAAAGACACTTCGTTCAGGTAGTGATCTTCGATGTTCCCATAAATCTGAGCTCCGGTCATTTTTTGCAGTTCACTCACTCCTCCGATATGATCTAAATGCATATGAGTCAGGTAGATGGACTTAAGATTGAGATTTCTGCCTTTGATCGCCTCTAAAAGGGGTTGCGGCTCCGGAGCACAGTCTATTACAATTGCCTCTTTGCCGTAGGTCAGCAGGTAACAGTTTGTTTCTAGAGGGCCGAGAACAAACGTTTCAACTGTAATATTTGTCATTTTTACAAACTCTTGACTGTGTGCCGGCAATAAGGTGAATTTAAATTAATGTTCTGCGAAAATAACTTTTCAACAATTAGTCAGGATTTAAAATGCTTTACTTTTTAGGAAACTGTCAAATGGATTTCCTCAGTCGTGCTGTTAGCAAACTGGGGTATGATTGCGTGTACAAAGTGTTAGCTTCACCTTTTACATATAACAGTTCTCCCGGTATTATTCCGCAAGAGTTACTTGATAAAGATGTAAATCTCGGACTTGCAGATTTTTATCATGACCGCAGTCTTTCCAACCAGTTTGAAATGATTTCTTCTGCTGAGCCGGAACCGGAAGCTATTGTAATTAATCTGTTCCATGAAAGCAGTCCACTTTTTATTAATAATACCCAGAAATATATATTCTTTATTGATCCTAAGGCATGGACATATCATCCAGCTCTTGAGGAATGGATGAAAGCTGGATTCGGTATGATTCAGGTAAATCCTGCTACCTATATGAAGCGATACGAGGAAATGCTCAAGAATATTCGCGAAAAATTTCCTTTGGTGCCTATTCTGGTTGTTTCAAGACTTTCCCATTTTCCGGCGTTCGGTCCCGAACCTTATTCCTATCTTGAGGGATGGAACGATTTGTGGAAATACAGCGGTGCAATATTCAATCGCTGGGAAAACAATATTTCTGATTTAAATGTCGTTGATATGGACAGAGTTTTTGCCGGAATATGGGCTTCGTCCGAGAAAAAAATTGAAGCTCACTGTCCTTTTTTGAAGTTTAAATTAGCGGAAGAAAATAATGTGGTAACAGGTATTCATGCCAGCCGTGATATTGAACATGTCGGTTCAACGTGGCCTGTTTTAGCAGCTAAGATAACAGAGTTTATCGAGAATGGTAAAATCAGTTATTCCGCAAATGAAGTGAAACCGGATGAGTGGAATCATCCGTGGCAGCCTGTAAAATATTCTGAGGAAGAGCTACTCAAAATGCTCGCATCAGGAGCAAATTATCTATGCGCTAGCGCAATAGGTAAATTTTTTGTTAATCTTGAGAAGGATTATACAGCGTTGCTGGTCAGGACGGCTGAATACACACCAGTATGCCACAACACATTGCATATGATTAAAACATATGGCCGAATCTGGAGAAATCCAGATCTTTCGCAGTGGTGTCAGGCTCATCGAAAAAATGTGATTGCGTTTACCGCAAACGGGCCGCTTTATACAGAAGATTACTTGCAACGATTGGACGAAGTAGAAAAATATGCCTTGGGAGAGATCTAAACGGTTGAGACCGCATGAAGGTTATTGCTCTTCGTGCGCAGCCTGCATCCCGAATTTATCTAATATCAGCTGAAGTTCTCCTGTCTTTTTCATGTTTTCCAGTTCCTTGTTGAATTTTTTTACAAATTCAGGAGGAGCGAATTCTTTGGAAAAACCAATGTAGTAATTTATATTTTTATTAGCTCCTGCGAACTGGATGTTATCAAGATTTAGTTTTTCGATCATTGCAAAGCCTACCTCCTTATTGGAATAGACTGCATCAACACGGCATTTAGAAAGTTTTTTGAAAGGAGCTATGTCGTCTGGAGTTGTATCAATACTGATTCTTCCTCTGAGTGGCTTACTTATTTTTATGAGCTCATTTGATGTGTTTGAAGGACCGTATACTCCTACGCGCTTGCCTCTGAGGCTGTAGATGTTTTTATAATTGATTGGTGTTGTCGTACATTCAAAAAAGCCATATTGGGTATTAAGAATCGGGAGTGAAAATGTCATCCATGATTCTCTTTGTTTGTTTTTTCCTATTAAAAAAAGAGCTTGCACTTCACCTTTTTTAAACATGCTTTGCGATCTTCTCCAAGGTCGCAGTATGATTTCATAGTTGGTCTCCAACTTCACACAGATTTTTTTAATGATTGCCGCACCGGGGCCTTGGACTTCGCCATTTTCTAAATATGAAAACGGTGGAAAATCCTGAGTGGCGAAAGTTATTTTGTCTTTCGCATTTACAGGAAGAGATGTGAGGCACAACAGCAGAGTCATAATTGCGAATATTATTTTCGGCAAAGCAGGCTCCTTAAAAGAAAATCCCGCTGAAGATTAGTCTTCAACGGGATTTAGAATAACATTTGGATTAGTCTTCTGCAATGCTGCTTTGAAATTATTTAGGAGGTTGTTTCTCCGCTTTCAAAGCACCGAGTAAAGCTTCATCAAGTGAAGGGTGCGGGAAAATTACTTTGTGCAGATCTTCTTCAGTCCATGCTTCTTGAACAATCATAGCAGCAGCAGTCGTGAAGCCGGACACATGGTGTCCTACAGCGGTAATTCCTACTACTTTATCATCCAGCCATACCACCTTCACAAAGCCCTGAGTTGCGGCATATGACTGCGCAATGGGATTGGCTACCAACTGGAACGAAGATACTTTTATCTCACCTTTTCCTTCAAGGTCGCTGACCATCTGCCCGACACGCATGGTTTCGGGTGATCCATAGAGAATTGAAGGGATGGGAGCATGAGTGTACGGACCTTTGTCTTTTCCGGTAATCCTGCGCACAACATATCCGGCTTGATGGCTGGCTGCGTGAGCAAGCAGCGTTTTACCGTTTAAGTCTCCGATCGCATAAATATTCGGTGCTGCTTCAAGGTTTTCATCAACCTTCACAAAGCCGGGACCTACGGTTGAAGCTCCGCAGTTTTCGAGACCTAGGTCTTTCGAATTAGGGCGTCGTCCAATGGCAATCAGAGCTTTATCCGCGATTATTTCATCACCGTCTTCGGTGCGCAAAACAGCTTTGCCGTTTTCAGCAGTAACGGATTTTACTTTCACGCCCAGTCTGATGTCCCATTTATGACGCTTGAAAACAGAGCGCAACGTTTTGGATACTTCTGGATCTTCATACACAGCGATTCTGTCAAGAGCGTCCACAACTGTAATTTTAGTTCCGGTTCTATGGGCAATTTGAGCCATTTCCAAACCGATAAAACCTGCTCCGATGACTAGAAGAGATTCAGGCATTTCAGTGAGAGCAAGAAAGCCTGTGTTGTCTAAAACCGTCTCATTGTCAGGCTCTAGCCCAGGGAAAACAGTGGGATGCGAACCTGTCGCCAGTACAAGATTTTTATATTCTAAAATAGCGGTTTCGTTCGGGTGGGAAACTTCTATTTTTCCTTGTTCAATTATTTTTGCTGTAGCGGGGTAGAAATCTATCCCCAGAGCTTTAAGCTTTTGCGCCATTGCTTTACGGGTTGCACCGATAAAGCGGTCTTTTTTTGTGCAAAGAGCTTCAAAATTTATTTTTATTTCACCTGTCGCAACTCTAGCTTTGACCTGCGCAGCAAGGTCTTCAACCGGAGAAGTTGCGCCGAGATAAAGTTTTGTGGGGATGCATCCTACATTCAGACAGGTTCCGCCGAGAAGATCTTTTTCTACCAAGGCAACTTTGATTCCGAATGTCGCAGCTTCTGTTGCTGCGTCAAAGCCGCCCGGCCCGGCTCCTACGACCACGAGGTCGTAGGAACGGATTCCGGTTGGTAAATTATTTAATGTCATCAGTGATCACCATGTCGCGCGCAGCTTTTGTCTCATCCAGTCTACTGACTGGAAGAGTAACAGGGGCGTTCTTGATAAAATCAGGATTTTGGTTTGCAAGCTTTGCAATTTCAATCAGATCATTAACGAATAGGTCGAGAGTTTCTTTACTTTCAGTTTCAGTCGGCTCAATCATCATACATTCCTTAACAATAAGCGGGAAGTAGATGGTAGGGGCATGATGTCCCTTGTCGAGAAGAGCCTTTGCCACATCCAGAGCGCGTACTCCGTTTTTGGCCTGATTTACTGCTGAAAGAACGAATTCGTGCATACAGATGCGGTTGTAAGGAATCTCAAAGTATTTTTCGAGTCTTTTGCGCATGTAGTTTGCATTGAGAACAGCATTTTCAGTTGCTCTGATAAGACCTTTGCGGCCTAAGCGGAGCATGTAGGCGTAAGCCTTTAGATAAACACCGAAATTACCATAGAAAGGAGCTACGTATCCGATTGATTTAGGAGCATCGTAGGAGAGGTAGTACTGACCGTCTTCAAGCTTTTTCACGCGGGAAATAGGCAGGAAAGGAGTCAGTTTTTCGCATACACCGACAGGCCCGGAACCGGGACCGCCTCCGCCGTGAGGAGTGGCGAGAGTTTTATGCAGATTTAGATGAACAACATCAAATCCGGCATCCCCTACGCGCATTTTTCCCATAACGGCATTCATATTTGCGCCGTCATAGTAAAGAAGAGCGTCTTTATCATGAATCATTTTGACAATTTCAGGTAGGTGTTTTTCGAACAGACCCAAGGTGTTAGGGCAAGTCATCATAACCGCTGCGACGTCGTCATCAAGAACTTCAGCGAGAGCTTCGGGAGTGATGATTCCGTCATGTGATTCAACAGAGACAACCTCGTATCCGGCAATTGTTGCTGATGCGGGGTTGGTTCCGTGAGCTGAATCAGGGCAGATAACTTTAGTTTTTTTATTGCCTTTATCTCTATGATAAGCGGCTATGAGCATTACACCTGTCAGTTCGCCGTGTGCTCCAGCCATGGGATGCATGGTGAAGTCAGCCATACCGCAGAGTTCACTCAGCAACCTTTCGGTCTCGAAAATAACTTCGAGCGCTCCCTGGCAAAGATGACCGGCTCCTTTGAGCTGAGATACTGCCGGATGCAGTCTTGCGAAACCGGGCAGAGCAGCAACCTGCTCTGTGAATTTAGGATTGTATTTCATTGTGCATGAACCAAGGGGGTAGAAATTGGAGTCCACCCCGTAGTTTTTCATGGACAATTTAGTGAAATGGCGAACAACATCAAGCTCGGAAAGGGACGGCATGCCTGAGCCTTTGCGCAGCAGTTCAGACGGAATATAGTATTCTACCTTGGTTGCAGGCTTTTCAGGCCACACACCTTCACGTCCGGGTACGGATTTTTTGAATACGGTTCCCATTAGAGTTCCCCCCGCAGTATTTCAGCAAAGATGCCGATTTGTTCTTCCGTGGTCTTTTCAGTGCATGCTACGAGCAGTTCGTTTTCAAGACCTTCGTAGTAGCGTCCCAGCGGGAAGCCGGGGATTATTCCGCGTTTTGTAAGTTTGTCGATAACTTCAAAGGCGTTGACCGGAAGAGTTATTGCAAACTCGTTACCGAACGGGCCTTTAGTGAAAAGTTCCACTCCGGGAATGGCGGTGAGTCTTTCGGATGCGTAATGAGCACGCTCGATTGAAAGCAGCGCTGTACGATGCAAGCCTTCTTCACCGAGCAGACAGAGATGGATCAGAGTACGAAGTGCGCATAATGCCTGATTAGAGCAGATGTTTGAGGTCGCTTTGTGTCTTCTGATGTGCTGTTCTCTTGCTTGAAGAGTCAGAACATAACCAGTCCTGCCTTCACTGTCTTCAGTACGTCCGGCTATGCGGCCGGGCATCTGACGAATAAGAGCTTTGGTACAGGTCATTATTCCAAGGTAAGGTCCACCGAATGAAAGAGGCTGTCCTACACTCTGTCCTTCTGCAACAGCAATATCAGCGCCCATCTCTCCAGGTGTCTTTAAGACTGCCTGCAATACTGGATAGGTCGACATGATTGCAATAGCTTTATGTTCGTGGGCTGTTGCGAAAAGGTTGGTGAAGTCATTCACTGATCCGAAAAAGTTGGGATTCTGAACGATTACGGCGGCGGTATCGTTATCGATTGCGGCTGTAAATGACTTGATGTTTGTACGGCCGTGATTGTGCGGTACTGTGACAAGTTCAAGGTTCAGATTGGTTGTATATGAGTCAAGCATAACCCTGTAAATGGGGTTGAGTGCTTCACTCACAATGATTTTGCGGCGTTTTGTTTTGCGTACAGCCATGAGGGTTGCTTCGTATAAAGCTGTACCACCGTCATATACAGACGCATTGGCATAATCAAGATCCATAAGTCTTGCCATTGCAGTCTGGTACTCAAAAATGGCCTGCAAAGTTCCTTGAGAAGCTTCGGGCTGATACGGAGTATATGCTGTGTAAAATTCGCTGCGGGAAACAAGTGCATCAACTGCGGTAGGGATGAAGTGGTCGTAAAATCCGGCGCCGAGAAAACTTGTGAGATCTGTGGTATTTCTTGCAGCCAGTTGTTCCATTTTTTGCAAAACGGCCATTTCGCTGTTGCCTTTAGGAAGGTTAAAGCTTTTAGGTCTTAGTTCTGCCGGAATTTCAGCAAACAAGTCATCCACGGAGTTTACGCCGATCACTTCAAGCATTTCCCGTACTTGTTCCGGGGAATGGGGTACGTAAGGCATTTAGTCCTCCGATGAAAAAGTTACTTCCCCGCATGCCTAAAGCGGCTGGCGGGGAAGATTCAGTTTATTATATAATGTATGATATGTCCGGATTAGTGGGCATCTTCTTCTGTTACTTCCTGATAGGCTGATGCGTCCATAAGATCTTCAGTAGGTCCGGTGATTTTAACTTTGATCAGCCAGCCTTCTCCATAAGGATCGTCATTCACTTTTTCAGGAGCGTCTTCAAGACTCTCATTTACAGCGATTACTTCACACGCAACAGGTGCATATACTTCGCTGGCAGCTTTAACCGATTCGATAGATCCGAATTCGTCTCCAGCTTCAAATGTATCTCCTTTCTGTGGTAACTCGATGAAAGTGAGATCACCAAGCTGTTCCTGAGCAAAGTGGGTGATACCGATGGTTCCGTTTTCGCCTTCGACTTTGAGCCATTCGTGAGATTTGGCGTAAAGAAGTTCCTGAGGGATCATAAAGCCTCCTCTATGAGTGCTCTTGATTTAAGTTATTTTGAGTGGTCCTTTGTAAGGACTTTCTTCTGATAGCATTCCTGCTTAAGAAATAAAAGTCTTACGGATAGAGTAATTCAAGATAATTACCTTATAAAATTAGCCGACAAAGAAAAAGTACAATATTTGTCTAATTGGTAACCAATATAAGCGTGTTACTCTTGCTTGTCTTTTGGCGAAGAAAAGCATACGCAAAGGAACATAGTCGCTTTTCGTTGTTTATGAAATGTTCATGAAATAATAAGTTATTTTTTTGGGAGTAGCCCTTAATGGATTGGGTTTCAGGTGATAGAGAAATAATTTCAGTCAGCACCGCAGGTCGCGATTGGAAGATTGAACGAACTGCCGATCTTGAGAGTTTATGGAACTCTATCGGTGAAGATGATTTCGGTGATGACGAACGTTTACCGTATTGGGCAGAGCTTTGGCCCGCAAGTGTTTTGCTCGGTGAATGGCTTTATCGGAATCGTTCTTTAATTAAAGGTAAGAAGTGTCTTGATCTTGGATGCGGCCTTGGTTTAACCGCCATTATAGGTGCATCGCTCGGGGCAGAAGTCGTTGCTTTCGATTATGAATATCCTCCCCTTATTTTCGCAAAAGATAATGCCGTCCTGAACGGAACGACTCAGCCGCTTTGGTTGCAGATGGACTGGCGGGAGATGGCCTTAGCTGAGAATTCATTTGATTATATCTGGGGCGGTGACATTCTTTATGAGAAAAGATTTTTTGAGCCGCTGGAAAAATTGTTCAGGCAGGTGTTAAAACCTGAAGGAACTATCTGGATGGCTGAACCGGTGAGAGACGTTTCAACTCCCGTCTGGGAGCGGCTTGAGAGTCTCGGCTGGAAAACTTCTTTACCTCTGACTGAAAAAGCAGCCTGCTGTAATGCTGAAATGACTGTTAATATTCGGGAAGTTGTTCCCGGCATATCTAATATATAAGGAGGACTAAAATGGGTAAAACTATACGTTTCGGGGTTTCTCTAGATTCAGATTTGCTGGAAAAGTTCGATAAGCTTTGTGATGAAAAAAGTTATCAGACCCGTTCTGAGGCAATCAGAGATCTTATTCGTAATATGCTTGTTGAAAAAGAATGGGATGAGACTGACGGTGAAATGGCCGGAACTCTTTCTCTGGTTTACGATCATCATCAAAGCGGTCTTTCTCAGAGACTCACCGAGTTGCAGCATGACAGCCATGGCATGATTTTGTCCACGCTGCATGTTCATTTAGATCATGACAACTGTCTGGAAGTTCTTGTTCTGAAAGGTGACGGCAAGGAGATCAAAGAACTTGCTCACAGGCTTATTTCTACCAAAGGAGTCAAGCACGGCAAGCTCGGTCTGACTACCACCGGTGAAACTCTCGTTTAAATTTAAAGTACTTTAAATATTTTATAAAATTATCAGCATGGATACCCGTACGACAGTTTTGCGGACGTATCAAATAAGGCATCAGCGCTGTGATGCCGATGGAGTAAAATGGAAGACGTTCAAAACGGTCCCTCTCAAGTAGCCATGTCAATCGACAGAGTCGGAGTTCGTGACCTTACCCTGCCTCTGGTCGTGCGGGATCGTGCATCAAAAAGCCAGCATACAATGGCTAAAGTTACTCTTTCGGTTGATCTGCCGGCCCATTTTAAGGGTACGCATATGAGTAGGTTTATTGAAGCGCTTGAAGATTGGTCCGAAGAATTGGACTATAAAAGCTTCTTTAATCTTCTCAACGATATTTTAAAAAGGCTGGAAGCTAAGAGTGCTCATGCAAAACTGTGTTTTCCTTATTGTTTGAAAAAAACTTCCCCTGTCAGCGGACGTAAAGGGTTCATGAGTTACGACTGTTCCGTTGAAGGAGAATTGATCGGCGGGCATCTGGAGTTTACTCTCGGTGTGAAAGTTCCCGTAATGACCGTTTGTCCCTGTTCAAAAGCAATCAGTGATGAGGGCGCACATAGTCAGCGGGCGGTCATACATATTAAAACGCGTTCGAAAGGGTTTGTTTGGATAGAAGATCTTATAGAAATAGCGGAAGCTTCAGGTTCCTCTCAAGTTTACTCACTTCTTAAAAGAGAAGACGAAAAATATGTGACTGAAGATTCTTTTGCAAATCCTACGTTTGTAGAAGATGTTGTTAGGAACGTTGCTAAGGGGTTAGAAAAACAGCCTAAAGTAATATGGTATAAAGTTGATGTAGAAAGTTTTGAATCAATTCACAATCATTGTGCGTTCGCAAGTATTGAAAAAAAATAAATCGTGCTTATATTATAAGTACAGGGGGCTGAGGGGAATTTCCCCATTAGTCTCCGCCAACAGCCGCTGTTGCTTCCTTGAAATACAGGTCGAGCGATGGCGGCGAACTTTTGTAGACGGCTGAAAAGCATCCGATTACAGCGTTGCTGCAAAAACCTCAAATTCTCACGTATTAAGAATACGTTTCGAGCTTGAGGTTTTTTTGCGCCGCTTACGTGGTGGCAGTTTGTGTTATGGTTGAGAGACTATTGTTTTTTTTCGAAGATAGTTCGCAGGGTTTCAATTCTTTTTCTATTGGCGGAAAAGTCTGAATATCCGATTCGTGATGCTGAACGAACCTCTATTTTGTTATTGTCTTTATCGTAAAAACATTCCAGATCATCTACGAAGCGCATAATATTGCTGGTAAATTCAGCGTGAAGATAAGCTCCTTCCAGCTTTATCACTTTGCTTCCATCCATTTGTTTAATGTTCTCCTTAAGATTTGCCATTACTGTAGCAAGCTCGCCATGTGCTTTCAGTGGGGCTATTTTGTGATTTTCATCTGATGCTTGTGATGAAACACAATTGGGGCTGGACGGACATGCTGAAAATTTCCCGTTTGTAATACCGAGATTTTTAGGTTTATTGGCGGAGCAGGCTGATATGAAAACAACTGCCAGTATGGCTAAGACGCAAAGTATAATTAATTTGTATGTCATGTCAGAACTGTAGTTTCTTTTGGGTGAGGCAGGCAAGTTTTGCTATAAAAAAAAGGGTCGGCAGGAAAACCTGCCGACCCTTTTCAGTTTTATGATATCGAGAATTTATTTGGATTCAACAGCGTGCTTCCAGCCGTCCTGACCGTTCGTCAGGATAAACAGGCGGTAGGAAGGGATTCCGTTTGCGTTAAGGTAATCAACAGTGCGTTCAGCTCCGCTTTGACCGCGCGGACAGATAACAACAACAGGTTGTGTTCCTGTTTTGAGGTCTGAAATGGAAGCATCAAGTTTAGCTGTGTCTGCACTT
Proteins encoded in this window:
- a CDS encoding SGNH/GDSL hydrolase family protein; its protein translation is MDFLSRAVSKLGYDCVYKVLASPFTYNSSPGIIPQELLDKDVNLGLADFYHDRSLSNQFEMISSAEPEPEAIVINLFHESSPLFINNTQKYIFFIDPKAWTYHPALEEWMKAGFGMIQVNPATYMKRYEEMLKNIREKFPLVPILVVSRLSHFPAFGPEPYSYLEGWNDLWKYSGAIFNRWENNISDLNVVDMDRVFAGIWASSEKKIEAHCPFLKFKLAEENNVVTGIHASRDIEHVGSTWPVLAAKITEFIENGKISYSANEVKPDEWNHPWQPVKYSEEELLKMLASGANYLCASAIGKFFVNLEKDYTALLVRTAEYTPVCHNTLHMIKTYGRIWRNPDLSQWCQAHRKNVIAFTANGPLYTEDYLQRLDEVEKYALGEI
- a CDS encoding MBL fold metallo-hydrolase; its protein translation is MTNITVETFVLGPLETNCYLLTYGKEAIVIDCAPEPQPLLEAIKGRNLNLKSIYLTHMHLDHIGGVSELQKMTGAQIYGNIEDHYLNEVSFSYGGSKEFPHLLDFEVTDLKPGKQFIFDQPMMVLATPGHTVGSLSFFFPALSCVFVGDLIFMIAVGRTDFPGGDSETLLNSIRTRIFILPDETQIYPGHGPMTSVIHEKKNNPLFT
- the gcvH gene encoding glycine cleavage system protein GcvH, with translation MIPQELLYAKSHEWLKVEGENGTIGITHFAQEQLGDLTFIELPQKGDTFEAGDEFGSIESVKAASEVYAPVACEVIAVNESLEDAPEKVNDDPYGEGWLIKVKITGPTEDLMDASAYQEVTEEDAH
- a CDS encoding phosphotransacetylase family protein translates to MPGLYIGSTSGYSGKNMIVMGLGLYFQKAGVSLGYMKPVGAIPVEVDGCLGDEDAFFLQEVLGVSNPAKVVTPVVVTHDFKVQAFNGRCEDHVEPIVQAYEKISADKDLTLVAGSGSMYSGKYCGVDGVHLVKTLGIKCIVIDRFQKELNYDYLVVLKETLGDNMIGVILNDIPPTFMDEITSLIKPFLERKGVKVLGVIPKDSLMGTIKVCDLAEHLGGKIISAHSKKDQPVESFLIGTMQVENFMTHFRKHRNSAVIVGGDRSDVQLVALEGECPCLVLTGNLYPNDIILTRSEVLGTPIIVVRDDTFSVAKKMEDILSRHKLREPAKIKHGVELVESHIDFAFIKNELGLKY
- a CDS encoding dihydrolipoyl dehydrogenase family protein, whose amino-acid sequence is MTLNNLPTGIRSYDLVVVGAGPGGFDAATEAATFGIKVALVEKDLLGGTCLNVGCIPTKLYLGATSPVEDLAAQVKARVATGEIKINFEALCTKKDRFIGATRKAMAQKLKALGIDFYPATAKIIEQGKIEVSHPNETAILEYKNLVLATGSHPTVFPGLEPDNETVLDNTGFLALTEMPESLLVIGAGFIGLEMAQIAHRTGTKITVVDALDRIAVYEDPEVSKTLRSVFKRHKWDIRLGVKVKSVTAENGKAVLRTEDGDEIIADKALIAIGRRPNSKDLGLENCGASTVGPGFVKVDENLEAAPNIYAIGDLNGKTLLAHAASHQAGYVVRRITGKDKGPYTHAPIPSILYGSPETMRVGQMVSDLEGKGEIKVSSFQLVANPIAQSYAATQGFVKVVWLDDKVVGITAVGHHVSGFTTAAAMIVQEAWTEEDLHKVIFPHPSLDEALLGALKAEKQPPK
- the gcvPA gene encoding aminomethyl-transferring glycine dehydrogenase subunit GcvPA, whose translation is MPYVPHSPEQVREMLEVIGVNSVDDLFAEIPAELRPKSFNLPKGNSEMAVLQKMEQLAARNTTDLTSFLGAGFYDHFIPTAVDALVSRSEFYTAYTPYQPEASQGTLQAIFEYQTAMARLMDLDYANASVYDGGTALYEATLMAVRKTKRRKIIVSEALNPIYRVMLDSYTTNLNLELVTVPHNHGRTNIKSFTAAIDNDTAAVIVQNPNFFGSVNDFTNLFATAHEHKAIAIMSTYPVLQAVLKTPGEMGADIAVAEGQSVGQPLSFGGPYLGIMTCTKALIRQMPGRIAGRTEDSEGRTGYVLTLQAREQHIRRHKATSNICSNQALCALRTLIHLCLLGEEGLHRTALLSIERAHYASERLTAIPGVELFTKGPFGNEFAITLPVNAFEVIDKLTKRGIIPGFPLGRYYEGLENELLVACTEKTTEEQIGIFAEILRGEL
- the gcvPB gene encoding aminomethyl-transferring glycine dehydrogenase subunit GcvPB, with amino-acid sequence MGTVFKKSVPGREGVWPEKPATKVEYYIPSELLRKGSGMPSLSELDVVRHFTKLSMKNYGVDSNFYPLGSCTMKYNPKFTEQVAALPGFARLHPAVSQLKGAGHLCQGALEVIFETERLLSELCGMADFTMHPMAGAHGELTGVMLIAAYHRDKGNKKTKVICPDSAHGTNPASATIAGYEVVSVESHDGIITPEALAEVLDDDVAAVMMTCPNTLGLFEKHLPEIVKMIHDKDALLYYDGANMNAVMGKMRVGDAGFDVVHLNLHKTLATPHGGGGPGSGPVGVCEKLTPFLPISRVKKLEDGQYYLSYDAPKSIGYVAPFYGNFGVYLKAYAYMLRLGRKGLIRATENAVLNANYMRKRLEKYFEIPYNRICMHEFVLSAVNQAKNGVRALDVAKALLDKGHHAPTIYFPLIVKECMMIEPTETESKETLDLFVNDLIEIAKLANQNPDFIKNAPVTLPVSRLDETKAARDMVITDDIK
- a CDS encoding substrate-binding periplasmic protein, encoding MPKIIFAIMTLLLCLTSLPVNAKDKITFATQDFPPFSYLENGEVQGPGAAIIKKICVKLETNYEIILRPWRRSQSMFKKGEVQALFLIGKNKQRESWMTFSLPILNTQYGFFECTTTPINYKNIYSLRGKRVGVYGPSNTSNELIKISKPLRGRISIDTTPDDIAPFKKLSKCRVDAVYSNKEVGFAMIEKLNLDNIQFAGANKNINYYIGFSKEFAPPEFVKKFNKELENMKKTGELQLILDKFGMQAAHEEQ